A single window of Gavia stellata isolate bGavSte3 chromosome 14, bGavSte3.hap2, whole genome shotgun sequence DNA harbors:
- the LOC104261030 gene encoding G-protein coupled receptor 83, with translation MPRLAQMMGFLEEFDHYSSLDKLMSVYQATNRTTFNWTDSRIVEWEKFAELAKYEPESQKPTVKALLIVAYSVIIIMSLFGNMLVCHVVLKNKRMHSATSLFIVNLAVSDIMITLLNTPFTLVRFVNSTWIFGKAMCHISRFVQYCSLHVSTLTLTAIALDRHQVILNPLKQRMSLTKGVLSISVIWLMATCFSLPHAIYQKLFQYNYREATVRSLCLPDFPEPAELVWKYLDLSTFLLLYLLPLLIITVTYTRLAKKLWLRNAIGDVTTQQYITHHKNKKKSIKMLMLVVVVFAVCWFPLNCYVVLISSLGIKTKNSLYFALHWFAMSSTCYNPFIYCWLNESFRSELKSLLCMCQKVPQTQDDVLPPAVASCREAWMEQARCRKGPASQTICSTVNVQTANTDL, from the exons ATGCCTCGCTTGGCACAGATGATGGGGTTTCTTGAGGAGTTTGACCATTACTCTTCCTTGGACAAACTCATGTCAGTCTACCAAGCAACCAACAGGACCACCTTCAACTGGACAGACAGCCGCATTGTTGAGTGGGAGAAATTTGCCGAGCTGGCTAAATATGAGCCGGAATCCCAGAAACCAACAGTGAAAGCTCTCCTAATCGTGGCGTACTCGGTCATTATCATCATGTCTCTCTTTGGGAACATGCTGGTGTGCCACGTGGTGCTGAAGAACAAGAGGATGCACTCAGCCACCAGCCTTTTCATCGTCAACCTGGCAGTGTCTGACATTATGATCACGCTGCTCAACACGCCTTTTACCCTG GTTCGGTTTGTGAACAGCACATGGATCTTTGGAAAGGCCATGTGCCACATCAGCCGCTTCGTGCAGTACTGCTCCCTCCACGTCTCCACGCTGACCCTGACGGCCATTGCCCTGGACAGGCACCAG GTCATCCTGAACCCGCTGAAGCAGAGGATGTCACTAACGAAGGGAGTGCTGAGCATCTCTGTTATCTGGCTGATGGCAACCTGTTTCTCCCTACCCCATGCTATCTATCAAAAGCTTTTCCAGTATAACTACAG GGAAGCCACTGTACGGAGTTTGTGCCTCCCTGATTTTCCGGAGCCTGCAGAACTGGTCTGGAAGTATCTGGACCTATCTACCTTTCTCCTTCTTTACCTCCTGCCTCTGCTAATCATCACTGTCACCTACACGCGCCTGGCCAAGAAGCTGTGGCTCCGCAACGCCATTGGAGACGTCACCACGCAGCAGTATATCACCCACCacaagaacaagaagaaaagcatcaaGATGCTgatgctggtggtggtggtctTCGCTGTCTGCTGGTTTCCTCTCAACTGCTACGTAGTGCTCATCTCCAGTCTGGGCATCAAGACGAAGAACTCCCTCTATTTTGCCCTGCACTGGTTCGCCATGAGCAGCACCTGCTACAACCCTTTCATCTACTGCTGGCTGAACGAGAGCTTCCGCTCGGAGCTCAAGTCCCTGCTCTGCATGTGCCAGAAGGTGCCTCAGACTCAGGACGACGTGCTGCCGCCCGCGGTCGCGTCCTGCCGTGAGGCATGGATGGAGCAGGCCAGGTGCAGGAAGGGACCTGCCTCGCAGACCATTTGCTCCACTGTGAACGTCCAGACGGCCAACACAGACCTGTGA